A single window of Sulfitobacter sp. JL08 DNA harbors:
- a CDS encoding GNAT family N-acetyltransferase: MGKSKSDTARPLGAPVPNWHVPPEPDRTAVLKGRYCRLEPLDAERHAALLFRAYEGHDSLWDYLPYGPFSSASQYHRWVRETVADQAHLFYAVFDLETEICGGVLSFLRIAPAAGSIEVGNINFSPALQRTRAATEALFLTMQWAFEAGYRRFEWKCNALNAPSRAAGQRLGLSFEGVFRQALVVKGRNRDTAWFAAIDAEWPALKEAFGMWLDRANFDADGHQIERLSDLTGLVRVTSDPTL, translated from the coding sequence ATGGGGAAATCCAAATCCGATACGGCCCGCCCTTTGGGTGCGCCTGTGCCCAACTGGCATGTTCCGCCCGAACCGGACAGAACTGCTGTTCTTAAGGGGCGGTATTGCCGGCTGGAACCGCTGGATGCAGAACGTCACGCGGCGTTGTTGTTTCGCGCCTATGAAGGGCATGACAGCCTTTGGGATTATCTGCCTTACGGCCCGTTTTCGTCGGCGTCGCAATACCATCGCTGGGTGCGCGAAACGGTGGCAGATCAGGCGCATCTGTTTTATGCGGTTTTCGATCTTGAAACGGAAATTTGCGGTGGTGTCCTCAGCTTTTTGCGGATTGCGCCGGCTGCCGGTTCGATTGAAGTGGGCAACATCAATTTTTCACCTGCGCTACAACGCACGCGGGCAGCGACTGAAGCGCTGTTCCTGACAATGCAGTGGGCATTTGAAGCCGGATATCGCAGGTTCGAATGGAAATGCAATGCGCTGAACGCGCCGTCTCGGGCGGCGGGTCAGCGGTTGGGGCTCAGCTTTGAGGGAGTTTTCCGGCAGGCACTGGTCGTCAAGGGGCGCAATCGCGATACCGCGTGGTTTGCGGCAATCGATGCAGAGTGGCCGGCGCTGAAAGAAGCGTTCGGTATGTGGCTTGATCGGGCGAATTTTGATGCCGACGGTCACCAGATTGAACGTTTAAGCGATCTGACCGGTTTGGTCCGGGTAACATCCGATCCGACACTGTAA
- the aspS gene encoding aspartate--tRNA ligase gives MHAYRSHTCAALTADNVGDTVRLSGWVHRVRDHGGLLFIDLRDHYGITQVMADPDSPVFAEIEKVRSEWCIRIDGNVMARDPSLVNPKLPTGEIEVFIRDIEILGRAEELPLMVFGDQEYPEETRLRYRYLDLRREKLQQNMKLRSDVVASMRKRMWDSGFREYQTPIITASSPEGARDFLVPSRLHPGKFYALPQAPQQFKQLIMVSGFDKYFQIAPCFRDEDPRADRSPTDFYQLDLEMSFVEQQDVFDTIQPVLTGVFEDFGGGRKVDQHWPQISYRDAALWYGTDKPDLRNPIKMQVVSEHFAGSGFAIFAKLLEQEGTEIRAIPAQGGGSRKFCDRMNAFAQKEGLPGMGYIFWRDQGEGMEAAGPLAKNIGPERTEALRRQLGLGVGDAAFFLGGKPKTFEAVAGRARVEIGNELGLTDKDRFAFAWIVDFPIYERDEETGKIDFEHNPFSMPQGGMDALNGDPLEVLGYQYDLACNGYELVSGAIRNHKPEIMFKAFEIAGYGADEVRKRFGGMVNAFQYGAPPHGGCAAGIDRIVMLLADEANIREVIMFPMNQRAEDLMMNAPSDPMSDQLMELGLRIIPQD, from the coding sequence ATGCATGCCTATCGCAGCCACACCTGTGCCGCTTTAACCGCTGATAACGTCGGCGATACCGTTCGCCTGTCCGGATGGGTGCATCGTGTGCGTGATCACGGTGGCCTTTTGTTCATTGATCTGCGCGACCATTACGGCATCACTCAGGTGATGGCAGACCCCGACAGCCCGGTTTTTGCCGAGATCGAAAAGGTGCGCAGCGAATGGTGTATCCGGATTGATGGAAACGTGATGGCGCGCGACCCGTCATTGGTGAACCCCAAGCTGCCCACTGGCGAGATCGAGGTATTTATACGGGATATCGAAATCCTGGGACGCGCCGAGGAACTGCCTTTGATGGTATTCGGCGACCAGGAATATCCTGAAGAAACCCGCCTGCGTTACCGGTATCTTGATCTGCGGCGCGAAAAGCTGCAGCAGAACATGAAGCTGCGATCAGATGTTGTTGCGTCGATGCGCAAACGGATGTGGGACAGCGGTTTCCGCGAATACCAGACCCCGATCATCACGGCCAGCAGCCCGGAAGGTGCGCGTGATTTTCTGGTGCCGTCGCGGCTGCATCCGGGTAAATTCTATGCCCTGCCGCAGGCGCCGCAGCAGTTCAAACAGCTGATCATGGTCAGCGGCTTTGACAAGTATTTCCAGATCGCGCCGTGCTTTCGCGATGAAGACCCGCGCGCGGATCGTTCGCCCACCGATTTCTATCAACTCGACCTCGAGATGAGCTTTGTCGAGCAGCAGGATGTGTTTGACACGATCCAGCCGGTTCTGACCGGTGTGTTCGAAGATTTCGGCGGGGGGCGCAAGGTGGATCAGCACTGGCCGCAAATCTCCTATCGGGATGCGGCGCTGTGGTACGGTACGGACAAACCGGATTTGCGCAACCCGATCAAGATGCAGGTGGTCAGTGAGCACTTTGCCGGTTCGGGTTTTGCAATTTTCGCCAAATTGCTGGAACAGGAAGGCACTGAAATTCGCGCCATTCCCGCGCAAGGCGGCGGGTCGCGCAAATTTTGCGACCGCATGAACGCGTTTGCGCAAAAAGAAGGCCTGCCCGGTATGGGTTATATCTTCTGGCGTGATCAGGGCGAGGGAATGGAAGCCGCGGGCCCGCTGGCCAAAAACATAGGGCCGGAACGCACCGAGGCGCTGCGCCGGCAACTGGGTCTGGGTGTCGGGGATGCCGCGTTTTTCCTTGGCGGCAAACCCAAAACCTTTGAAGCGGTCGCAGGGCGCGCGCGGGTCGAGATCGGGAATGAATTGGGCCTGACCGATAAGGACAGGTTCGCCTTTGCCTGGATCGTCGATTTCCCGATTTACGAACGTGACGAAGAAACCGGCAAGATCGATTTCGAACACAACCCGTTTTCGATGCCGCAGGGCGGAATGGACGCGTTGAATGGTGATCCGCTTGAGGTTCTGGGATACCAGTATGATCTGGCGTGCAATGGCTATGAACTGGTCAGCGGCGCGATCCGTAACCACAAACCCGAAATCATGTTCAAGGCGTTCGAGATCGCCGGTTATGGCGCGGACGAAGTGCGCAAGCGCTTTGGCGGTATGGTCAACGCGTTTCAGTATGGCGCACCGCCTCACGGCGGCTGTGCGGCGGGCATTGACCGGATTGTCATGTTGCTGGCGGACGAGGCGAACATTCGCGAAGTTATCATGTTCCCGATGAACCAGCGCGCCGAAGACCTGATGATGAATGCGCCGTCTGACCCGATGAGCGATCAGTTGATGGAACTGGGGTTGCGGATCATTCCGCAGGACTAG
- a CDS encoding class I SAM-dependent methyltransferase: MKGGDMWEPVFDTMIKRLIQTGHLQITYPDGRTQSYGDGSGPPVLLILHDHKILRALCLTPELALGEGYMNRQITIKNDALGDLLRLILRNRRPDAFPFWIRILDRARFAMRDLVQRNTAHSAKSNVAHHYDISDDLYRLFLDDDMQYSCAYFADDGMSLNDAQSAKKSHIAQKLLLSPGQHVLDIGCGWGGMALTLARDYGVKVTGVTLSENQLETARTRVTQAGLSDRITIRLMDYRDLTGPFDRIVSVGMLEHVGVPHYRDYFDKINALLAPDGVALIHTIGRCGPPIAHSPWIHKYIFPGGYVPSMSELAPAMERSGLWTCDIEVWRLHYAKTLRHWRNRFDAQIDQVRALYDDRFVRMWRYYLTVCIMAFEEQQQAVFQFQLSHQRDAVPLTRDYLYSGHIPRLHHAAQ; encoded by the coding sequence ATGAAAGGGGGCGATATGTGGGAACCGGTTTTTGACACGATGATCAAGCGGTTGATCCAGACGGGTCATTTGCAGATCACCTACCCCGATGGCCGCACGCAAAGCTACGGCGACGGCAGCGGACCACCCGTATTGCTGATATTGCACGATCACAAAATTCTACGCGCCCTGTGCCTTACGCCGGAACTGGCCTTGGGCGAAGGATATATGAACCGGCAGATCACCATAAAGAACGATGCGTTGGGCGATTTGTTGCGTCTAATTCTGCGCAATCGCCGCCCCGATGCGTTTCCGTTCTGGATCCGCATTCTGGATCGCGCGCGTTTTGCCATGCGAGATCTGGTGCAACGTAACACTGCTCACAGTGCCAAATCCAACGTCGCGCATCACTATGACATATCCGATGATCTTTACCGGCTGTTTCTGGATGACGACATGCAATATTCCTGTGCGTATTTCGCCGACGACGGGATGAGCCTGAACGACGCCCAAAGCGCCAAGAAATCCCACATCGCGCAAAAGCTGCTTTTATCACCAGGCCAGCATGTTCTTGACATCGGCTGTGGCTGGGGGGGCATGGCACTGACTCTGGCGCGCGACTACGGTGTAAAAGTCACCGGAGTGACATTGTCCGAAAACCAGCTGGAAACGGCCAGAACCCGCGTCACACAGGCCGGGCTATCTGACCGGATTACGATCCGGCTGATGGATTATCGCGACCTGACCGGCCCGTTTGATCGGATTGTCAGTGTCGGCATGCTGGAACATGTCGGTGTTCCCCATTACCGGGATTACTTTGACAAGATCAATGCGCTGCTTGCGCCGGATGGTGTTGCGCTGATCCATACAATCGGGCGCTGCGGGCCGCCGATTGCCCATTCGCCCTGGATCCACAAATACATCTTTCCGGGTGGCTACGTACCTTCCATGTCCGAACTTGCCCCGGCAATGGAACGATCCGGCCTCTGGACGTGCGATATCGAGGTCTGGCGCCTGCACTATGCCAAGACCCTGCGCCACTGGCGCAACCGGTTTGATGCGCAAATCGATCAGGTTCGCGCGCTTTACGATGATCGGTTCGTCCGTATGTGGCGCTACTACCTGACAGTGTGCATCATGGCCTTTGAAGAACAACAGCAGGCCGTGTTTCAGTTTCAGCTGTCGCATCAGCGCGATGCTGTGCCACTGACGCGCGACTACCTTTATTCCGGTCACATCCCCCGCCTGCATCACGCCGCACAATAA
- the carB gene encoding carbamoyl-phosphate synthase large subunit: protein MPKRTDIKSIMIIGAGPIVIGQACEFDYSGAQACKALREEGYRVILVNSNPATIMTDPGMADATYIEPITPEIVAKIIEKERPDALLPTMGGQTGLNTALALEEMGVLAKYNVEMIGAKREAIEMAEDRKLFREAMDRLGIENPKATIATAPKKADGSKDLAAGVRIALEALDDIGLPAIIRPAFTMGGSGGGVAYNRDDYEFYCRSGMDASPVGQILIDESLLGWKEFEMEVVRDTADNAIIICSIENVDPMGVHTGDSITVAPALTLTDKEYQIMRNHSIAVLREIGVETGGSNVQWAVNPVDGRMVVIEMNPRVSRSSALASKATGFPIAKVAAKLAVGYTLDELDNDITKVTPASFEPTIDYVVTKIPRFAFEKFPGSEPHLTTAMKSVGEAMSIGRTIHESMQKALASMETGLTGFDEIDIPGAPDPAAITKALSQQTPDRIRVIAQAMRLGTSDQDIHAVTMFDPWFLARIREIIDEEAKVRENGLPDDEQGLRHLKMMGFTDARLAKLAGKSEQAVRKARSAAGVVACFKRIDTCAAEFEAQTPYMYSTYETPVFGEVECEARPSDRKKVVILGGGPNRIGQGIEFDYCCVHACYALTDAGYETIMVNCNPETVSTDYDTSDRLYFEPLTFEHVMEILRVEQENGTLHGVIVQFGGQTPLKLANALQDEGIPILGTTPDAIDLAEDRERFQQLVQGLGLKQPHNGIASTDAQAFEIAKDIGFPLVIRPSYVLGGRAMEIVRDQAQLERYISEAVVVSGSSPVLLDSYLSGAVECDVDAICDGTDVHVAGIMQHIEEAGVHSGDSACSLPPYSLAPDIIAELHNQTHALARALNVVGLMNIQFAVKDGEVYLIEVNPRASRTVPFVAKATDSAIASIAARIMAGEKLADFPQRAPYDANAAYDDVLPLGDPLSLADPNMPWFSVKEAVLPFARFPGVDTILGPEMRSTGEVMGWDRDFPRAFLKAQMGAGMSLPTSGCAFLSIKDADKTPDMLEAAQILTGLGFSLVATRGTQSWLAEQGVECSVVNKVYEGRPDIVDMMKDGRVQLVMNSTEGAQAVEDSKSIRSVALFDRIPYFTTAAGSHAAALAIRAQADGDVGVKPLQG from the coding sequence ATGCCGAAGAGAACCGACATCAAGTCGATTATGATCATCGGAGCAGGGCCAATCGTAATCGGACAGGCCTGCGAATTCGACTATTCCGGCGCGCAAGCCTGCAAGGCCCTGCGCGAAGAAGGGTATCGGGTTATTCTGGTCAATTCCAACCCGGCCACCATCATGACAGATCCGGGCATGGCGGATGCCACTTATATCGAACCGATCACCCCCGAGATTGTGGCCAAGATCATCGAAAAGGAACGCCCTGATGCATTGCTGCCCACGATGGGCGGGCAGACCGGGCTAAACACTGCGCTTGCACTGGAAGAAATGGGTGTGCTGGCCAAGTACAACGTCGAAATGATCGGCGCCAAGCGCGAAGCCATCGAAATGGCCGAAGACCGCAAATTGTTTCGCGAAGCAATGGATCGTCTGGGCATTGAAAATCCCAAAGCCACCATCGCAACCGCGCCTAAAAAGGCCGATGGATCCAAGGATCTGGCCGCTGGGGTGCGCATTGCGCTGGAAGCGCTGGATGACATCGGCCTACCGGCCATTATCCGTCCTGCCTTTACCATGGGCGGTTCGGGCGGCGGTGTGGCCTACAACCGCGACGATTACGAATTTTACTGCCGTTCGGGCATGGATGCATCGCCTGTCGGGCAAATCCTGATCGATGAATCCCTGCTGGGCTGGAAAGAATTCGAAATGGAGGTGGTGCGCGATACAGCCGACAACGCCATCATCATCTGTTCCATCGAAAACGTCGATCCGATGGGCGTGCATACCGGCGACTCGATCACCGTTGCGCCAGCACTTACGCTGACCGACAAGGAATACCAGATCATGCGCAATCACTCGATTGCCGTGCTGCGCGAGATTGGCGTGGAAACCGGCGGATCGAACGTGCAATGGGCCGTCAACCCGGTGGATGGTCGTATGGTTGTGATCGAAATGAACCCGCGGGTGTCCCGCTCCTCCGCGCTGGCCTCAAAGGCAACGGGATTTCCGATTGCCAAGGTCGCGGCCAAACTGGCCGTCGGCTATACGCTGGACGAGTTGGACAACGATATCACCAAAGTCACGCCTGCCAGCTTTGAACCGACGATCGACTACGTCGTGACCAAAATTCCGCGCTTTGCATTCGAAAAATTCCCCGGATCAGAACCGCACCTGACCACGGCGATGAAATCCGTCGGCGAAGCCATGTCGATCGGGCGCACAATTCATGAATCCATGCAAAAGGCGCTGGCCTCGATGGAAACCGGCCTGACCGGATTTGATGAGATTGACATACCCGGCGCACCTGATCCTGCCGCCATCACCAAAGCGCTGAGCCAGCAAACGCCAGATCGCATCCGGGTTATCGCGCAAGCCATGCGTTTGGGAACCTCTGATCAGGATATCCATGCGGTTACGATGTTTGATCCGTGGTTTCTGGCGCGCATTCGCGAAATCATCGATGAAGAGGCCAAAGTGCGCGAAAACGGCCTGCCCGATGACGAACAGGGCCTGCGCCACCTCAAGATGATGGGATTCACCGATGCACGCCTTGCCAAGCTGGCAGGCAAATCCGAACAGGCGGTGCGCAAGGCGCGCAGCGCTGCGGGCGTTGTCGCCTGCTTTAAACGGATCGATACCTGCGCTGCCGAATTCGAGGCGCAGACCCCGTACATGTATTCGACCTACGAAACGCCCGTGTTCGGAGAAGTCGAATGCGAGGCGCGCCCGTCGGACCGGAAAAAAGTGGTCATTCTGGGTGGTGGACCCAACCGGATCGGCCAAGGGATCGAATTCGATTACTGCTGCGTCCATGCATGTTATGCGCTGACCGATGCCGGTTACGAAACCATCATGGTCAATTGCAATCCGGAAACAGTATCGACTGATTATGACACATCTGACCGGCTTTATTTCGAGCCGCTGACCTTTGAACATGTGATGGAAATCCTGCGGGTCGAACAGGAAAACGGCACGTTGCACGGCGTGATCGTGCAATTCGGTGGCCAGACACCTTTGAAACTTGCAAATGCGTTGCAAGACGAAGGCATCCCGATCCTTGGGACAACCCCCGATGCCATTGATCTGGCGGAAGACCGCGAACGTTTCCAGCAACTGGTGCAAGGGCTTGGCCTGAAGCAACCGCATAACGGCATCGCATCAACCGATGCTCAGGCCTTTGAAATCGCAAAAGATATCGGGTTTCCTCTGGTCATCCGCCCCTCTTACGTTCTGGGCGGGCGTGCGATGGAGATCGTGCGCGATCAGGCACAGCTGGAACGCTATATTTCCGAAGCTGTGGTTGTTTCGGGGTCCAGCCCCGTGCTGTTGGACAGCTATCTGTCCGGCGCTGTGGAATGCGATGTTGATGCGATCTGTGACGGCACTGACGTGCATGTCGCCGGTATCATGCAACATATCGAAGAGGCGGGCGTTCATTCTGGCGACAGCGCCTGTTCACTGCCGCCCTATTCGCTGGCCCCCGACATCATTGCCGAATTGCACAATCAGACACATGCGCTGGCCCGTGCGCTGAATGTTGTCGGCCTGATGAATATCCAGTTCGCTGTCAAGGACGGCGAAGTGTATCTGATCGAGGTGAACCCGCGTGCAAGCCGGACCGTTCCGTTTGTCGCCAAGGCCACGGATTCCGCCATTGCCTCTATCGCGGCGCGGATCATGGCGGGCGAAAAGCTGGCCGATTTCCCGCAACGCGCGCCCTATGATGCCAATGCCGCTTATGATGACGTGTTGCCGCTGGGCGACCCGCTCAGCCTTGCCGATCCCAACATGCCGTGGTTTTCGGTGAAAGAGGCCGTTCTGCCCTTTGCCCGCTTTCCCGGCGTCGATACAATTCTGGGCCCGGAAATGCGCAGCACCGGCGAAGTGATGGGCTGGGATCGCGATTTCCCGCGCGCGTTTCTCAAGGCGCAGATGGGCGCAGGCATGAGCCTGCCAACATCGGGCTGTGCGTTTCTGTCGATCAAGGACGCCGACAAGACACCGGATATGCTTGAGGCGGCACAAATCCTGACCGGCCTTGGCTTTAGCCTTGTCGCCACACGTGGCACCCAAAGCTGGCTGGCGGAACAGGGCGTGGAGTGCAGCGTCGTCAACAAGGTCTACGAAGGCCGCCCGGACATCGTTGACATGATGAAGGATGGCCGTGTCCAACTGGTGATGAACTCGACCGAGGGCGCGCAGGCGGTCGAGGATTCCAAATCCATCCGCTCGGTCGCATTGTTTGACCGCATCCCCTATTTCACCACGGCGGCCGGTTCACACGCTGCCGCGCTGGCAATCCGCGCACAGGCGGACGGGGATGTTGGCGTGAAGCCGTTGCAGGGCTGA
- a CDS encoding VPLPA-CTERM sorting domain-containing protein: protein MSIMKFAASTAVAALISTTAWAGTISTLEYNGSAAGYRTVTLDAVPVTVANNLTNVSAGGFDMNDTTGGLGSSFIAWCLDLGAFLGTSGSHDYMHTSSPFQNGGVNLMNAGIARIQAMFNANYGNPLVTTDRDTTAGFQLALWELVYDTDYDIETGAFQASASDAVEDIAGEFLTAAQNYIGGDRWRLTFLESMGQGSARKQNLVTVSPVPLPASGIMLIAAVGGLVAARKRRKAA from the coding sequence ATGAGTATTATGAAGTTTGCCGCATCGACGGCTGTGGCCGCCCTGATTTCAACAACAGCCTGGGCCGGCACAATCTCCACACTTGAATATAACGGGTCTGCCGCTGGCTATCGCACGGTCACGCTTGATGCGGTTCCGGTTACGGTTGCGAACAACCTGACAAATGTTTCTGCCGGCGGGTTCGATATGAACGACACGACCGGCGGTCTTGGCAGCAGCTTTATCGCGTGGTGTCTGGATCTTGGCGCCTTCTTGGGCACAAGCGGGTCGCATGACTATATGCACACGTCCAGCCCGTTCCAGAACGGTGGCGTGAACCTGATGAACGCCGGTATCGCGCGCATTCAGGCGATGTTTAATGCCAATTACGGCAATCCTCTGGTTACGACGGATCGTGATACAACCGCCGGGTTCCAACTGGCATTGTGGGAACTGGTGTATGACACCGACTACGACATCGAAACCGGTGCTTTCCAGGCCAGCGCAAGCGATGCGGTCGAAGATATTGCAGGTGAATTCCTGACGGCGGCCCAAAACTACATTGGCGGCGACCGCTGGCGCCTGACGTTCCTTGAAAGCATGGGCCAGGGCAGCGCGCGCAAGCAGAACCTTGTCACCGTGTCGCCTGTGCCGCTTCCGGCCAGTGGCATCATGCTGATCGCAGCGGTCGGTGGATTGGTCGCAGCCCGCAAGCGCCGCAAGGCCGCGTAA
- a CDS encoding beta-ketoacyl-ACP synthase III, with the protein MYKAAITGTGVFTPSEIITNAELVAAFNAYADLFNVRHADEIAAGTTEAKEHSSEEFIVKASGIKQRYVIDKSGVLDPEIMHPLLRQRSDEEPSLMAEMGVDAAQKALAQAGRSASEVDLVICAASNMERAYPAIAVEIQNLLGCAGFAFDMNVACSSATFGIQAAADMIKSGSIRSALVINPEICSAHLEWRDRDCHFIFGDVATATLIERADLAGGPCFEIISTRCATEFSNNIRNNNGFLRRSRPDGTKDRRDMQFMQNGRKVFKEVLPMVSAHIAAHMDAENIKASDLKRLWLHQANKTMNDFIGKKVLGRAPEPGEQPNILQDYANTSSAGSIIAFSKFSNDLADGDLGVICSFGAGYSVGSVIVKRRD; encoded by the coding sequence ATGTACAAAGCTGCCATTACCGGCACCGGGGTGTTCACCCCCAGTGAAATCATCACCAATGCCGAACTGGTGGCCGCCTTTAACGCCTATGCGGACCTGTTCAATGTCCGACACGCAGATGAGATTGCGGCCGGCACGACAGAGGCCAAGGAACATTCTTCCGAAGAGTTCATTGTAAAGGCCAGCGGCATCAAACAGCGCTACGTGATCGACAAGTCGGGCGTTCTGGATCCCGAGATCATGCACCCGCTGCTGCGCCAGCGCAGCGATGAAGAACCATCCCTGATGGCGGAAATGGGCGTTGATGCCGCGCAAAAAGCGCTGGCTCAGGCGGGTCGATCCGCATCCGAAGTCGATCTGGTCATTTGCGCCGCTTCGAATATGGAACGCGCCTATCCGGCCATTGCGGTCGAAATCCAGAACCTGCTTGGCTGTGCCGGTTTTGCCTTTGACATGAATGTCGCGTGTTCATCTGCAACCTTCGGAATTCAGGCCGCTGCGGACATGATCAAATCCGGCAGCATCCGCAGCGCACTGGTCATCAACCCCGAGATTTGCAGCGCCCATCTTGAATGGCGCGACCGCGATTGCCATTTCATTTTTGGCGATGTCGCGACGGCCACCTTGATTGAACGCGCCGACCTGGCGGGCGGCCCCTGCTTCGAGATCATCTCGACCCGCTGCGCCACTGAATTTTCCAACAACATCCGCAACAACAACGGCTTTTTGCGCCGCTCGCGCCCCGATGGCACAAAAGACAGGCGCGACATGCAATTCATGCAGAACGGCCGCAAAGTGTTCAAGGAAGTGCTGCCCATGGTCAGCGCGCACATCGCGGCCCACATGGACGCCGAAAACATAAAAGCATCTGATCTTAAACGGCTTTGGCTGCATCAGGCCAACAAAACGATGAATGATTTCATCGGCAAGAAAGTATTGGGCCGCGCGCCGGAACCGGGCGAACAGCCCAACATCCTGCAAGACTACGCCAATACATCATCGGCCGGTTCCATCATCGCCTTTTCGAAATTCTCTAACGATCTGGCGGATGGTGATCTGGGCGTGATCTGTTCTTTCGGCGCAGGCTATTCGGTCGGGTCGGTCATCGTGAAACGCCGCGACTGA
- a CDS encoding thymidine kinase, producing the protein MAKLYFHFSTMNAGKSTVLLQAAHNYRERGMQTYLLTAQFDKRAGEGRIASRIGIGEPADTFAPGEDLFAKLQSRMQFGPVACVFVDEAQFLEKDQVWQLARAVDDLNVPVMCYGLRVDFRGALFPGSAELLALSDEMREVRTICHCGKKATMVIRQDANGKVVTDGAQVQIGGNETYVSLCRRHWRAATGDAPV; encoded by the coding sequence ATGGCCAAGCTGTATTTTCATTTTTCCACCATGAATGCCGGTAAATCGACGGTTCTGTTGCAGGCTGCGCATAACTATCGCGAGCGCGGTATGCAGACCTATCTTTTGACCGCCCAGTTCGACAAACGCGCCGGAGAGGGACGAATCGCATCGCGGATCGGCATAGGAGAACCTGCAGACACATTTGCTCCGGGCGAAGATCTGTTTGCGAAACTGCAATCACGGATGCAATTCGGCCCCGTTGCCTGCGTGTTTGTGGACGAAGCCCAGTTTCTTGAGAAAGATCAGGTGTGGCAACTGGCCCGTGCCGTCGACGATCTGAACGTGCCGGTCATGTGCTACGGGCTGCGGGTCGATTTTCGCGGCGCGCTGTTTCCCGGTTCTGCCGAATTGCTGGCCCTGTCTGACGAAATGCGTGAAGTGCGCACCATCTGCCATTGCGGAAAAAAGGCAACGATGGTGATCCGGCAGGACGCAAACGGTAAGGTAGTGACCGACGGGGCACAGGTACAGATCGGCGGAAATGAAACCTATGTGTCGCTGTGCCGACGACATTGGCGCGCCGCCACCGGCGACGCACCTGTCTGA